A genomic window from Canis lupus dingo isolate Sandy chromosome 13, ASM325472v2, whole genome shotgun sequence includes:
- the LRRC14 gene encoding leucine-rich repeat-containing protein 14 isoform X5: protein MLGFLTTSDGEGCGPVVAWGLSSLLKGPSLQVASCLAQRHAHACVPEHAAGAPVPASGLPGPAPAASRALPPAVQGGLHGQEDCCASRAGAHMAFPAAQLPAAVAGMCPLQSGLAAGAPQHREHAGCNPGADSPAPHPGDRGWHTASLQPTRAPRKHALRVLDMTGLLDDGVEQDPGTMSMWDCTAAVARTCIAQQQGGTAEPGLAPVPVEVRVDLRVNRASYAFLREALRSSVGSPLRLCCRDLRAEDLPMRNTVALLQLLDAGCLRRVDLRFNNLGLRGLSVIIPHVARFQHLASLRLHYVHGDSRQPSVDGEDNFRYFLAQMGRFTCLRELSMGSSLLSGRLDQLLSTLQSPLESLELAFCALLPEDLRFLAQSPHAVRLKKLDLSGNDLSGSQLEPFQVLLQAAAATLLHLELTECQLADTQLLATLPVLTRCTSLRYLGLYGNPLSMAGLKELLRDSVVQAELRTVVHPFPVDCYEGLPWPPPASVLLEASINEEKFARVEAELHQLLLASGRAHVLWTTDIYGRLAADYFSL, encoded by the exons ATGCTGGGCTTTCTCACCACCAGTGATGGAGAAGGCTGTGGCCCGGTGGTGGCCTGGGGTCTGTCCTCCCTGCTGAAGGGCCCTTCCCTGCAGGTGGCTTCCTGCCTGGCCCAGCGCCATGCACACGCTTGTGTTCCTGAGCACGCGGCAGGTGCTCCAGTGCCAGCCAGCGGcctgccaggccctgcccctgctgcctcGAGAGCTCTTCCCCCTGCTGTTCAAGGTGGCCTTCATGGACAAGAAGACTGTTGTGCTTCGCGAGCTGGTGCACACATGGCCTTTCCCGCTGCTCAGCTTCCAGCAGCTGTTGCAGGAATGTGCCCACTGCAGTCGGGCCTTGCTGCAGGAGCGCCCCAGCACAGAGAGCATGCAGGCTGTAATCCTGGGGCTGACAGCCCGGCTCCACACCCCGGAGACCGAGGCTGGCACACAGCCTCTCTGCAG CCTACTCGTGCTCCCAGGAAGCATGCCCTGCGAGTGCTGGACATGACAGGCCTTCTGGACGACGGTGTGGAGCAGGACCCCGGCACCATGAGCATGTGGGACTGCACAGCGGCAGTGGCCCGCACCTGTATAGCACAGCAGCAAGGCGGGACTGCGGAGCCTGGGCTGGCCCCTGTTCCTGTGGAGGTTCGTGTGGACCTGCGGGTGAACCGGGCCTCTTACGCGTTCTTGCGGGAGGCACTCCGCAGCAGCGTAGGCAGTCCCCTGCGGCTCTGCTGCCGGGATCTGCGGGCCGAGGACTTGCCCATGCGCAACACTGTGGCTTTGCTGCAGCTGCTGGATGCGGGCTGCTTGCGCCGCGTGGACCTGCGCTTTAACAACTTGGGTCTACGTGGCCTGTCTGTTATCATCCCACATGTGGCCCGCTTCCAGCACCTGGCCAGCCTGCGGCTGCACTATGTGCACGGGGACTCCAGGCAGCCTTCTGTGGATGGTGAGGACAACTTCCGTTACTTCCTGGCCCAGATGGGCCGCTTCACTTGTCTGCGGGAGCTCAGCATGGGCTCCTCTCTCCTCTCGGGTCGGTTGGACCAGCTGCTCAG TACCCTGCAGAGCCCCCTGGAGAGCCTGGAGCTGGCCttctgtgccctgctgcctgaGGATCTGCGCTTTCTGGCCCAGAGCCCCCACGCTGTCCGTCTCAAGAAGTTGGACCTCAGTGGCAATGACCTGTCTGGCAGCCAACTAGAGCCCTTCCAGGTTCTACTGCAGGCGGCAGCAGCCACACTGTTGCACCTCGAGCTAACTGAGTGCCAGCTCGCGGATACCCAGCTGCTGGCCACACTCCCTGTGCTGACGCGCTGCACCAGCCTCCGCTACCTCGGCCTCTATGGCAACCCGCTGTCCATGGCGGGCCTCAAGGAGCTCCTACGAGATTCAGTGGTGCAGGCTGAGCTACGCACGGTAGTGCACCCCTTCCCCGTGGACTGTTATGAGGGCCTGCCCTGGCCACCGCCTGCTTCTGTTCTGCTGGAGGCTTCCATCAATGAGGAGAAGTTTGCTCGTGTGGAGGCCGAGTTGCACCAGCTGCTACTAGCCTCAGGTCGTGCTCATGTGCTCTGGACCACAGACATTTATGGGCGCCTGGCTGCAGACTATTTCAGCCTATGA
- the LRRC14 gene encoding leucine-rich repeat-containing protein 14 isoform X1, protein MLGFLTTSDGEGCGPVVAWGLSSLLKGPSLQVASCLAQRHAHACVPEHAAGAPVPASGLPGPAPAASRALPPAVQGGLHGQEDCCASRAGAHMAFPAAQLPAAVAGMCPLQSGLAAGAPQHREHAGCNPGADSPAPHPGDRGWHTASLQHALRVLDMTGLLDDGVEQDPGTMSMWDCTAAVARTCIAQQQGGTAEPGLAPVPVEVRVDLRVNRASYAFLREALRSSVGSPLRLCCRDLRAEDLPMRNTVALLQLLDAGCLRRVDLRFNNLGLRGLSVIIPHVARFQHLASLRLHYVHGDSRQPSVDGEDNFRYFLAQMGRFTCLRELSMGSSLLSGRLDQLLSTLQSPLESLELAFCALLPEDLRFLAQSPHAVRLKKLDLSGNDLSGSQLEPFQVLLQAAAATLLHLELTECQLADTQLLATLPVLTRCTSLRYLGLYGNPLSMAGLKELLRDSVVQAELRTVVHPFPVDCYEGLPWPPPASVLLEASINEEKFARVEAELHQLLLASGRAHVLWTTDIYGRLAADYFSL, encoded by the exons ATGCTGGGCTTTCTCACCACCAGTGATGGAGAAGGCTGTGGCCCGGTGGTGGCCTGGGGTCTGTCCTCCCTGCTGAAGGGCCCTTCCCTGCAGGTGGCTTCCTGCCTGGCCCAGCGCCATGCACACGCTTGTGTTCCTGAGCACGCGGCAGGTGCTCCAGTGCCAGCCAGCGGcctgccaggccctgcccctgctgcctcGAGAGCTCTTCCCCCTGCTGTTCAAGGTGGCCTTCATGGACAAGAAGACTGTTGTGCTTCGCGAGCTGGTGCACACATGGCCTTTCCCGCTGCTCAGCTTCCAGCAGCTGTTGCAGGAATGTGCCCACTGCAGTCGGGCCTTGCTGCAGGAGCGCCCCAGCACAGAGAGCATGCAGGCTGTAATCCTGGGGCTGACAGCCCGGCTCCACACCCCGGAGACCGAGGCTGGCACACAGCCTCTCTGCAG CATGCCCTGCGAGTGCTGGACATGACAGGCCTTCTGGACGACGGTGTGGAGCAGGACCCCGGCACCATGAGCATGTGGGACTGCACAGCGGCAGTGGCCCGCACCTGTATAGCACAGCAGCAAGGCGGGACTGCGGAGCCTGGGCTGGCCCCTGTTCCTGTGGAGGTTCGTGTGGACCTGCGGGTGAACCGGGCCTCTTACGCGTTCTTGCGGGAGGCACTCCGCAGCAGCGTAGGCAGTCCCCTGCGGCTCTGCTGCCGGGATCTGCGGGCCGAGGACTTGCCCATGCGCAACACTGTGGCTTTGCTGCAGCTGCTGGATGCGGGCTGCTTGCGCCGCGTGGACCTGCGCTTTAACAACTTGGGTCTACGTGGCCTGTCTGTTATCATCCCACATGTGGCCCGCTTCCAGCACCTGGCCAGCCTGCGGCTGCACTATGTGCACGGGGACTCCAGGCAGCCTTCTGTGGATGGTGAGGACAACTTCCGTTACTTCCTGGCCCAGATGGGCCGCTTCACTTGTCTGCGGGAGCTCAGCATGGGCTCCTCTCTCCTCTCGGGTCGGTTGGACCAGCTGCTCAG TACCCTGCAGAGCCCCCTGGAGAGCCTGGAGCTGGCCttctgtgccctgctgcctgaGGATCTGCGCTTTCTGGCCCAGAGCCCCCACGCTGTCCGTCTCAAGAAGTTGGACCTCAGTGGCAATGACCTGTCTGGCAGCCAACTAGAGCCCTTCCAGGTTCTACTGCAGGCGGCAGCAGCCACACTGTTGCACCTCGAGCTAACTGAGTGCCAGCTCGCGGATACCCAGCTGCTGGCCACACTCCCTGTGCTGACGCGCTGCACCAGCCTCCGCTACCTCGGCCTCTATGGCAACCCGCTGTCCATGGCGGGCCTCAAGGAGCTCCTACGAGATTCAGTGGTGCAGGCTGAGCTACGCACGGTAGTGCACCCCTTCCCCGTGGACTGTTATGAGGGCCTGCCCTGGCCACCGCCTGCTTCTGTTCTGCTGGAGGCTTCCATCAATGAGGAGAAGTTTGCTCGTGTGGAGGCCGAGTTGCACCAGCTGCTACTAGCCTCAGGTCGTGCTCATGTGCTCTGGACCACAGACATTTATGGGCGCCTGGCTGCAGACTATTTCAGCCTATGA
- the LRRC14 gene encoding leucine-rich repeat-containing protein 14 isoform X2 codes for MHTLVFLSTRQVLQCQPAACQALPLLPRELFPLLFKVAFMDKKTVVLRELVHTWPFPLLSFQQLLQECAHCSRALLQERPSTESMQAVILGLTARLHTPETEAGTQPLCRKHALRVLDMTGLLDDGVEQDPGTMSMWDCTAAVARTCIAQQQGGTAEPGLAPVPVEVRVDLRVNRASYAFLREALRSSVGSPLRLCCRDLRAEDLPMRNTVALLQLLDAGCLRRVDLRFNNLGLRGLSVIIPHVARFQHLASLRLHYVHGDSRQPSVDGEDNFRYFLAQMGRFTCLRELSMGSSLLSGRLDQLLSTLQSPLESLELAFCALLPEDLRFLAQSPHAVRLKKLDLSGNDLSGSQLEPFQVLLQAAAATLLHLELTECQLADTQLLATLPVLTRCTSLRYLGLYGNPLSMAGLKELLRDSVVQAELRTVVHPFPVDCYEGLPWPPPASVLLEASINEEKFARVEAELHQLLLASGRAHVLWTTDIYGRLAADYFSL; via the exons ATGCACACGCTTGTGTTCCTGAGCACGCGGCAGGTGCTCCAGTGCCAGCCAGCGGcctgccaggccctgcccctgctgcctcGAGAGCTCTTCCCCCTGCTGTTCAAGGTGGCCTTCATGGACAAGAAGACTGTTGTGCTTCGCGAGCTGGTGCACACATGGCCTTTCCCGCTGCTCAGCTTCCAGCAGCTGTTGCAGGAATGTGCCCACTGCAGTCGGGCCTTGCTGCAGGAGCGCCCCAGCACAGAGAGCATGCAGGCTGTAATCCTGGGGCTGACAGCCCGGCTCCACACCCCGGAGACCGAGGCTGGCACACAGCCTCTCTGCAG GAAGCATGCCCTGCGAGTGCTGGACATGACAGGCCTTCTGGACGACGGTGTGGAGCAGGACCCCGGCACCATGAGCATGTGGGACTGCACAGCGGCAGTGGCCCGCACCTGTATAGCACAGCAGCAAGGCGGGACTGCGGAGCCTGGGCTGGCCCCTGTTCCTGTGGAGGTTCGTGTGGACCTGCGGGTGAACCGGGCCTCTTACGCGTTCTTGCGGGAGGCACTCCGCAGCAGCGTAGGCAGTCCCCTGCGGCTCTGCTGCCGGGATCTGCGGGCCGAGGACTTGCCCATGCGCAACACTGTGGCTTTGCTGCAGCTGCTGGATGCGGGCTGCTTGCGCCGCGTGGACCTGCGCTTTAACAACTTGGGTCTACGTGGCCTGTCTGTTATCATCCCACATGTGGCCCGCTTCCAGCACCTGGCCAGCCTGCGGCTGCACTATGTGCACGGGGACTCCAGGCAGCCTTCTGTGGATGGTGAGGACAACTTCCGTTACTTCCTGGCCCAGATGGGCCGCTTCACTTGTCTGCGGGAGCTCAGCATGGGCTCCTCTCTCCTCTCGGGTCGGTTGGACCAGCTGCTCAG TACCCTGCAGAGCCCCCTGGAGAGCCTGGAGCTGGCCttctgtgccctgctgcctgaGGATCTGCGCTTTCTGGCCCAGAGCCCCCACGCTGTCCGTCTCAAGAAGTTGGACCTCAGTGGCAATGACCTGTCTGGCAGCCAACTAGAGCCCTTCCAGGTTCTACTGCAGGCGGCAGCAGCCACACTGTTGCACCTCGAGCTAACTGAGTGCCAGCTCGCGGATACCCAGCTGCTGGCCACACTCCCTGTGCTGACGCGCTGCACCAGCCTCCGCTACCTCGGCCTCTATGGCAACCCGCTGTCCATGGCGGGCCTCAAGGAGCTCCTACGAGATTCAGTGGTGCAGGCTGAGCTACGCACGGTAGTGCACCCCTTCCCCGTGGACTGTTATGAGGGCCTGCCCTGGCCACCGCCTGCTTCTGTTCTGCTGGAGGCTTCCATCAATGAGGAGAAGTTTGCTCGTGTGGAGGCCGAGTTGCACCAGCTGCTACTAGCCTCAGGTCGTGCTCATGTGCTCTGGACCACAGACATTTATGGGCGCCTGGCTGCAGACTATTTCAGCCTATGA
- the LRRC14 gene encoding leucine-rich repeat-containing protein 14 isoform X3, translating into MDKKTVVLRELVHTWPFPLLSFQQLLQECAHCSRALLQERPSTESMQAVILGLTARLHTPETEAGTQPLCRKHALRVLDMTGLLDDGVEQDPGTMSMWDCTAAVARTCIAQQQGGTAEPGLAPVPVEVRVDLRVNRASYAFLREALRSSVGSPLRLCCRDLRAEDLPMRNTVALLQLLDAGCLRRVDLRFNNLGLRGLSVIIPHVARFQHLASLRLHYVHGDSRQPSVDGEDNFRYFLAQMGRFTCLRELSMGSSLLSGRLDQLLSTLQSPLESLELAFCALLPEDLRFLAQSPHAVRLKKLDLSGNDLSGSQLEPFQVLLQAAAATLLHLELTECQLADTQLLATLPVLTRCTSLRYLGLYGNPLSMAGLKELLRDSVVQAELRTVVHPFPVDCYEGLPWPPPASVLLEASINEEKFARVEAELHQLLLASGRAHVLWTTDIYGRLAADYFSL; encoded by the exons ATGGACAAGAAGACTGTTGTGCTTCGCGAGCTGGTGCACACATGGCCTTTCCCGCTGCTCAGCTTCCAGCAGCTGTTGCAGGAATGTGCCCACTGCAGTCGGGCCTTGCTGCAGGAGCGCCCCAGCACAGAGAGCATGCAGGCTGTAATCCTGGGGCTGACAGCCCGGCTCCACACCCCGGAGACCGAGGCTGGCACACAGCCTCTCTGCAG GAAGCATGCCCTGCGAGTGCTGGACATGACAGGCCTTCTGGACGACGGTGTGGAGCAGGACCCCGGCACCATGAGCATGTGGGACTGCACAGCGGCAGTGGCCCGCACCTGTATAGCACAGCAGCAAGGCGGGACTGCGGAGCCTGGGCTGGCCCCTGTTCCTGTGGAGGTTCGTGTGGACCTGCGGGTGAACCGGGCCTCTTACGCGTTCTTGCGGGAGGCACTCCGCAGCAGCGTAGGCAGTCCCCTGCGGCTCTGCTGCCGGGATCTGCGGGCCGAGGACTTGCCCATGCGCAACACTGTGGCTTTGCTGCAGCTGCTGGATGCGGGCTGCTTGCGCCGCGTGGACCTGCGCTTTAACAACTTGGGTCTACGTGGCCTGTCTGTTATCATCCCACATGTGGCCCGCTTCCAGCACCTGGCCAGCCTGCGGCTGCACTATGTGCACGGGGACTCCAGGCAGCCTTCTGTGGATGGTGAGGACAACTTCCGTTACTTCCTGGCCCAGATGGGCCGCTTCACTTGTCTGCGGGAGCTCAGCATGGGCTCCTCTCTCCTCTCGGGTCGGTTGGACCAGCTGCTCAG TACCCTGCAGAGCCCCCTGGAGAGCCTGGAGCTGGCCttctgtgccctgctgcctgaGGATCTGCGCTTTCTGGCCCAGAGCCCCCACGCTGTCCGTCTCAAGAAGTTGGACCTCAGTGGCAATGACCTGTCTGGCAGCCAACTAGAGCCCTTCCAGGTTCTACTGCAGGCGGCAGCAGCCACACTGTTGCACCTCGAGCTAACTGAGTGCCAGCTCGCGGATACCCAGCTGCTGGCCACACTCCCTGTGCTGACGCGCTGCACCAGCCTCCGCTACCTCGGCCTCTATGGCAACCCGCTGTCCATGGCGGGCCTCAAGGAGCTCCTACGAGATTCAGTGGTGCAGGCTGAGCTACGCACGGTAGTGCACCCCTTCCCCGTGGACTGTTATGAGGGCCTGCCCTGGCCACCGCCTGCTTCTGTTCTGCTGGAGGCTTCCATCAATGAGGAGAAGTTTGCTCGTGTGGAGGCCGAGTTGCACCAGCTGCTACTAGCCTCAGGTCGTGCTCATGTGCTCTGGACCACAGACATTTATGGGCGCCTGGCTGCAGACTATTTCAGCCTATGA
- the LRRC14 gene encoding leucine-rich repeat-containing protein 14 isoform X4: protein MAFPAAQLPAAVAGMCPLQSGLAAGAPQHREHAGCNPGADSPAPHPGDRGWHTASLQPTRAPRKHALRVLDMTGLLDDGVEQDPGTMSMWDCTAAVARTCIAQQQGGTAEPGLAPVPVEVRVDLRVNRASYAFLREALRSSVGSPLRLCCRDLRAEDLPMRNTVALLQLLDAGCLRRVDLRFNNLGLRGLSVIIPHVARFQHLASLRLHYVHGDSRQPSVDGEDNFRYFLAQMGRFTCLRELSMGSSLLSGRLDQLLSTLQSPLESLELAFCALLPEDLRFLAQSPHAVRLKKLDLSGNDLSGSQLEPFQVLLQAAAATLLHLELTECQLADTQLLATLPVLTRCTSLRYLGLYGNPLSMAGLKELLRDSVVQAELRTVVHPFPVDCYEGLPWPPPASVLLEASINEEKFARVEAELHQLLLASGRAHVLWTTDIYGRLAADYFSL, encoded by the exons ATGGCCTTTCCCGCTGCTCAGCTTCCAGCAGCTGTTGCAGGAATGTGCCCACTGCAGTCGGGCCTTGCTGCAGGAGCGCCCCAGCACAGAGAGCATGCAGGCTGTAATCCTGGGGCTGACAGCCCGGCTCCACACCCCGGAGACCGAGGCTGGCACACAGCCTCTCTGCAG CCTACTCGTGCTCCCAGGAAGCATGCCCTGCGAGTGCTGGACATGACAGGCCTTCTGGACGACGGTGTGGAGCAGGACCCCGGCACCATGAGCATGTGGGACTGCACAGCGGCAGTGGCCCGCACCTGTATAGCACAGCAGCAAGGCGGGACTGCGGAGCCTGGGCTGGCCCCTGTTCCTGTGGAGGTTCGTGTGGACCTGCGGGTGAACCGGGCCTCTTACGCGTTCTTGCGGGAGGCACTCCGCAGCAGCGTAGGCAGTCCCCTGCGGCTCTGCTGCCGGGATCTGCGGGCCGAGGACTTGCCCATGCGCAACACTGTGGCTTTGCTGCAGCTGCTGGATGCGGGCTGCTTGCGCCGCGTGGACCTGCGCTTTAACAACTTGGGTCTACGTGGCCTGTCTGTTATCATCCCACATGTGGCCCGCTTCCAGCACCTGGCCAGCCTGCGGCTGCACTATGTGCACGGGGACTCCAGGCAGCCTTCTGTGGATGGTGAGGACAACTTCCGTTACTTCCTGGCCCAGATGGGCCGCTTCACTTGTCTGCGGGAGCTCAGCATGGGCTCCTCTCTCCTCTCGGGTCGGTTGGACCAGCTGCTCAG TACCCTGCAGAGCCCCCTGGAGAGCCTGGAGCTGGCCttctgtgccctgctgcctgaGGATCTGCGCTTTCTGGCCCAGAGCCCCCACGCTGTCCGTCTCAAGAAGTTGGACCTCAGTGGCAATGACCTGTCTGGCAGCCAACTAGAGCCCTTCCAGGTTCTACTGCAGGCGGCAGCAGCCACACTGTTGCACCTCGAGCTAACTGAGTGCCAGCTCGCGGATACCCAGCTGCTGGCCACACTCCCTGTGCTGACGCGCTGCACCAGCCTCCGCTACCTCGGCCTCTATGGCAACCCGCTGTCCATGGCGGGCCTCAAGGAGCTCCTACGAGATTCAGTGGTGCAGGCTGAGCTACGCACGGTAGTGCACCCCTTCCCCGTGGACTGTTATGAGGGCCTGCCCTGGCCACCGCCTGCTTCTGTTCTGCTGGAGGCTTCCATCAATGAGGAGAAGTTTGCTCGTGTGGAGGCCGAGTTGCACCAGCTGCTACTAGCCTCAGGTCGTGCTCATGTGCTCTGGACCACAGACATTTATGGGCGCCTGGCTGCAGACTATTTCAGCCTATGA
- the LRRC24 gene encoding leucine-rich repeat-containing protein 24, protein MRVRGRGAPRHLSAWRCPRCCRVRGRDREEGRSRGPFRSLRSPRASGGHRFRPRSPATPRTPGRRSAGGGGAPVRVRERRPPLPRPALLVGPERRGLGGGAAPRERQILHPGCGPPSTFSGSQVSGAGTPTCVSGGTSHPGWTIRRPRWRPQLRGRPPVPWEMAPGAPTLLLLWLLWLPGCPPRAAGCPAACRCYSATVECGALRLRGVPPGIPPGTQTLFLQDNSIARLDPGILAPLAALRRLYLHNNSLRALEPGAFRAQSCLLELALTGNRLRGLRVGAFAGLAQLRALYLAGNQLGQLLDFTFLHLPRLQELHLQDNSIELLEDQALAGLSSLALLDLSRNHLGTLSREALRPLASLQVLRLTENPWRCDCALHWLGAWIKEGGQRLLSSRDKKIVCAEPPRLALQSLLDVSGSSLICIPPSVHVEPLEVTANLGEDLRVACQASGYPQPLVTWRKVAQPRDGQPRAQAQAEGGAPRPGGPDTGSGMLFLSNITLAHAGKYECEASNAGGAARVPFQLLVNLSRPQPPQPAPPPPPPAGPVSHEPLQEAGSMAFRALGLATQTAVAAAIALLALTALLLAAMICRRRRKRKKAPGPPGEGALFVNDYSDGPCTFAQLEELRDERGHEMFVIDRSKPLFADVPTEAADGAGPGLLLQPPAAYEIHC, encoded by the exons ATGCGCGTGCGCGGCAGAGGTGCACCGCGGCACCTGTCCGCCTGGCGCTGTCCGAGGTGCTGCCGCGTCCGGGGCCGCGACCGCGAGGAGGGGCGGAGTCGCGGCCCCTTCCGCTCCCTCCGCTCGCCTCGGGCCTCGGGCGGCCACCGGTTCAGGCCTCGCTCGCCGGCGACGCCGCGGACGCCGGGCCGGAggagcgcggggggggggggggctccagtGCGCGTGCGCGAGcggcgcccgcccctcccccgcccggcgCTGCTAGTGGGGCCGGAGCGCCGTGGGCTCGGCGGGGGAGCCGCGCCGCGGGAGCGTCAG ATATTGCACCCGGGGTGCGGGCCTCCATCCACGTTCTCTGGTTCTCAAGTGTCAGGGGCCGGCACACCGACCTGTGTTTCAGGAGGCACATCCCATCCGGGCTGGACTATTCGGAGGCCCCGCTGGAGGCCTCAGCTTCGCGGTCGGCCGCCGGTCCCGTGGGAGATGGCCCCGGGGGCGCCCacgctgctgctgctgtggctgctgtggCTCCCCGGCTGCCCGCCCCGCGCTGCCGGCTGCCCGGCCGCCTGCCGCTGCTACAGCGCCACGGTGGAGTGCGGCGCCCTGCGGCTGCGCGGCGTCCCGCCCGGAATCCCACCCGGGACGCAG ACGCTGTTCCTGCAGGACAACAGCATCGCGCGCCTGGACCCAGGCATCCTGGCGCCTCTCGCCGCCCTGCGCCGCCTCTACCTACACAACAACAGCCTGCGCGCCCTGGAGCCTGGCGCCTTCCGCGCGCAGTCATGCCTGCTGGAACTGGCGCTCACCGGGAACCGGCTGCGCGGCCTGCGAGTCGGCGCCTTCGCAGGCCTGGCTCAGCTGCGCGCGCTCTACCTGGCGGGTAACCAGCTGGGGCAGCTGCTGGACTTCACCTTCCTGCACCTGCCG CGACTGCAGGAGCTGCACCTGCAGGACAACAGCATTGAGCTGCTGGAGGACCAGGCCCTGGCGGGGCTCTCCTCACTGGCGCTGCTGGACCTCAGCAGAAACCACCTGGGCACCCTCAGCCGCGAGGCCCTCCGGCCCCTGGCCAGCCTGCAGGTCCTGCGCCTCACAG AGAACCCTTGGCGCTGCGACTGCGCCCTGCACTGGCTGGGAGCCTGGATTAAGGAGGGCGGCCAGCGGCTGCTCAGCTCCAGGGACAAGAAGATCGTGTGCGCCGAGCCCCCACGCCTGGCGCTGCAGAGCCTCCTGGACGTTTCCGGCAGCAGCCTCATTTGCATCCCGCCCTCGGTGCACGTGGAGCCGCTCGAGGTGACGGCCAACCTGGGCGAGGACCTGCGGGTGGCCTGCCAGGCTTCGGGCTACCCGCAGCCCCTGGTCACCTGGAGAAAGGTGGCGCAGCCGCGCGACGGGCAGCCGCGGGCGCAGGCGCAGGCGGAGGGCGGGGCGCCGCGCCCCGGCGGCCCCGACACGGGCAGCGGCATGCTGTTCCTTAGCAACATCACTCTGGCCCATGCCGGCAAGTACGAGTGCGAGGCCTCCAACGCCGGCGGCGCCGCCCGCGTGCCCTTCCAGCTCCTGGTCAACCTGTCCCGGCCGCAGCCGCCgcagcccgcgccgccgccgcccccgcccgccgggcCCGTCAGCCACGAGCCGCTGCAGGAGGCGGGCAGCATGGCCTTCCGCGCCCTGGGCCTGGCCACGCAGACGGCCGTGGCGGCCGCCATCGCGCTGCTGGCGCTCACGGCGCTGCTGCTGGCCGCCATGATCTGCCGCCGGCGCCGCAAGCGGAAAAAGGCGCCGGGACCGCCGGGCGAGGGCGCGCTCTTCGTCAACGACTACTCGGACGGGCCGTGCACCTTCGCGCAGCTCGAGGAGCTCCGCGACGAGCGAGGCCACGAGATGTTCGTCATCGACCGCTCCAAGCCGCTCTTCGCTGACGTCCCGACGGAGGCGGCCGACGGTGCGGGGCCCGGGCTCCTGCTGCAGCCGCCCGCAGCCTACGAGATCCACTGCTGA
- the C13H8orf82 gene encoding UPF0598 protein C8orf82 homolog, translating into MWRACGALRTRPPGARACGGGGDVPYAQGQAPEPRTREYFYYVDHQGQLFLDDSKMKNFTTCFKDPQFLVTFFSRLRPNRSGRYEASFPFLSPCGRERNFLRCEDRPVVFTHLLASGPGPPRLSYCGGGDALAVPFEPARLLPLAANGRLYHPAPERAGGVGLVRSALAFELSTCFEYPPGAAAMPSHVRWQGRRLALTMDLAPLLLPAAPP; encoded by the exons ATGTGGCGGGCGTGCGGGGCGCTCCGGACGCGACCCCCGGGGGCCCGGGcctgcggcgggggcggggacgtGCCGTACGCGCAGGGccaggccccggagccccggaCGCGGGAGTACTTCTACTACGTGGACCACCAGGGCCAG CTTTTCCTGGACGACTCCAAAATGAAGAACTTCACCACCTGCTTCAAAG ACCCACAGTTCCTGGTCACCTTCTTCTCCCGCCTGAGACCCAACCGCAGCGGCCGCTACGaggcctccttccccttcctctcgcCCTGCGGCCGGGAGCGCAACTTCCTGCGCTGCGAGGACCGGCCGGTGGTCTTCACGCACCTGCTGGCCtcgggccccgggcccccgcggCTGTCCTACTGCGGCGGCGGGGACGCCCTGGCCGTGCCCTTCGAGCCCGCGCGCCTGCTGCCCCTGGCCGCCAACGGCCGCCTCTACCACCCGGCGCCCGAGCGTGCGGGCGGCGTGGGCCTGGTGCGCTCCGCCCTGGCCTTCGAGCTGAGCACCTGCTTCGAGTACCCGCCCGGCGCGGCCGCGATGCCCTCGCACGTGCGCTGGCAGGGCCGCCGCCTCGCCCTCACCATGGACCTGGCCCCGCTGCTGCTGCCCGCCGCGCCGCCCTGA